The proteins below are encoded in one region of Pseudonocardia sp. DSM 110487:
- a CDS encoding ABC transporter substrate-binding protein — protein MIRSGPLAATAVAAALVLSACGGGTAESGAAPTPAAPAAEAGGPLDLSGACPAKVVLQQDWQPEAEHGSMYSLVGPDYTIDSDAKSVSGSLVAQGVDTGVDVEVRPGGSNVGFQPVPALMYLDDAIVLGAVTTDAAITGAAEQPTVAVASTMTVSPQILMWDPESHPGMTTIREVAATGVPVVTSGDILHALLASQGIMRPEQADTSYEGTPARFVSDPTILQQGFATAEPYLYQNEIAEWGRPVGFEPLANYGFSVYPEALAVRADKLEQLRPCLQKLVPIMQQSQIDYLEDPASTNRLIVELVEAYQTGWAYSAGVADFSAKAQVEQGFVKNDPASGVFGQLDPARMQQIVSTFGPILQSQGTITTVPDPSSLYTNEFIDPSIKMEGP, from the coding sequence ATGATCCGATCCGGCCCTCTCGCCGCGACGGCCGTCGCCGCCGCGCTCGTGCTGTCCGCGTGCGGCGGCGGCACGGCCGAGTCCGGCGCAGCGCCCACCCCTGCCGCCCCAGCCGCGGAGGCGGGCGGGCCGCTCGACCTCAGCGGTGCCTGCCCGGCGAAGGTGGTGCTGCAGCAGGACTGGCAGCCGGAGGCCGAGCACGGCTCGATGTACTCGCTCGTCGGCCCCGACTACACGATCGACTCGGACGCCAAGTCGGTCAGCGGCTCGCTCGTCGCGCAGGGCGTGGACACCGGCGTGGACGTCGAGGTGCGGCCCGGCGGCTCCAACGTCGGCTTCCAGCCGGTTCCGGCGCTCATGTACCTCGACGACGCGATCGTGCTCGGGGCGGTCACCACCGACGCCGCGATCACCGGTGCGGCCGAGCAGCCGACGGTGGCCGTCGCCTCGACGATGACCGTGAGCCCGCAGATCCTGATGTGGGACCCGGAAAGCCATCCCGGCATGACGACGATCCGGGAGGTCGCCGCCACCGGCGTCCCCGTGGTGACCTCTGGCGACATCCTGCACGCGCTGCTGGCGAGCCAGGGCATCATGCGGCCCGAGCAGGCCGACACCAGCTACGAGGGCACGCCCGCGCGTTTCGTGTCCGACCCGACGATCCTGCAGCAGGGCTTCGCCACGGCCGAGCCGTACCTCTACCAGAACGAGATCGCGGAGTGGGGCCGCCCCGTTGGCTTCGAGCCACTCGCGAACTACGGCTTCTCCGTCTACCCGGAAGCACTGGCCGTGCGCGCCGACAAGCTCGAGCAGCTGCGCCCGTGCCTGCAGAAGCTGGTGCCGATCATGCAGCAGTCCCAGATCGACTACCTCGAGGATCCCGCCTCGACCAACCGCCTGATCGTGGAGCTCGTCGAGGCCTACCAGACCGGGTGGGCCTACTCGGCCGGCGTCGCGGACTTCTCCGCCAAGGCCCAGGTGGAGCAGGGCTTCGTGAAGAACGACCCGGCGTCGGGGGTGTTCGGGCAACTCGACCCCGCGCGCATGCAGCAGATCGTGTCCACGTTCGGCCCGATCCTGCAGTCCCAGGGCACGATCACCACGGTGCCCGACCCGTCCAGCCTCTACACCAACGAGTTCATCGACCCGAGCATCAAGATGGAGGGCCCGTGA
- a CDS encoding GNAT family N-acetyltransferase, with protein MSVIRPYRPADRAAVADICILTGDAGGDSRERFPDPDLLPAAFALPYVEHEPELAFVLDDGGAAVGYVIGTADTPAFVKWYREEWLPPLAERYPLPERTMTPLDWLVGLLHNPERMLVPELADHPAHLHIDLLPEYKGAGHGRVLITTFLRALGAMNVPRVHLGMDPRNTGARAFYERMGFTEIPVAGEPRGQFFGRATIAP; from the coding sequence GTGTCCGTGATCCGTCCTTATCGTCCCGCGGATCGCGCCGCGGTGGCCGACATCTGCATCCTCACCGGCGACGCGGGAGGCGACTCCCGCGAGCGGTTCCCCGACCCCGACCTCCTGCCGGCCGCCTTCGCCCTGCCCTACGTCGAGCACGAGCCGGAGCTCGCGTTCGTGCTCGACGACGGCGGCGCCGCCGTCGGGTACGTGATCGGCACGGCCGACACCCCGGCGTTCGTGAAGTGGTACCGCGAGGAGTGGCTGCCCCCGCTCGCCGAGCGCTACCCGCTGCCGGAGCGGACGATGACCCCGCTCGACTGGCTGGTCGGCCTGCTGCACAACCCGGAGCGGATGCTCGTGCCGGAGCTGGCCGACCACCCGGCCCACCTGCACATCGACCTGTTGCCCGAGTACAAGGGCGCCGGGCACGGCCGGGTCCTCATCACGACCTTCCTGCGCGCGCTCGGCGCGATGAACGTGCCGCGAGTGCATCTCGGGATGGATCCGCGCAACACCGGGGCCCGCGCCTTCTACGAGCGGATGGGCTTCACCGAGATCCCGGTGGCCGGCGAGCCGCGAGGCCAGTTCTTCGGCCGCGCCACGATCGCCCCGTAG
- a CDS encoding creatininase family protein, with product MVPRFVDLTAPRIAALPPDTVAVLPLGAIEQHGPHLPVSTDYVAASEAAEAAVRVVAEAGTAPVVLLPALAYTKSDEHHWSAGTIWLSWDTLMCTLVDIGRSLSTSGITRLLFVNGHGGNSALGQVACREIRIKFGLRTFFAHLSVPADQGGRTSAENEYGMGVHGGHGETSLMLHLRPELVHMEHARRRVPEGLREYEHIGFGKPVSFGWTSADFGPDGHIGDPTGATAEHGKAIFEAAVGRLAEVIVEAHRFTTPA from the coding sequence ATGGTGCCGCGGTTCGTCGACCTCACGGCGCCGCGGATCGCGGCGCTGCCGCCGGACACCGTTGCGGTGCTCCCGCTGGGCGCGATCGAGCAGCACGGCCCGCACCTGCCGGTCTCCACCGACTACGTCGCGGCGAGCGAGGCCGCCGAGGCGGCGGTGCGCGTCGTCGCGGAGGCGGGCACGGCGCCCGTCGTGCTGCTGCCCGCGCTCGCGTACACGAAATCCGACGAGCACCACTGGTCGGCGGGCACGATCTGGCTGTCGTGGGACACGCTGATGTGCACGCTCGTGGATATCGGCCGGTCGCTCTCGACGTCGGGCATCACGCGGCTGCTGTTCGTCAACGGGCACGGCGGCAACTCCGCGCTCGGCCAGGTGGCGTGCCGCGAGATCCGGATCAAGTTCGGGCTGCGCACGTTCTTCGCGCACCTGTCGGTGCCCGCCGACCAGGGCGGGCGGACGTCGGCCGAGAACGAGTACGGAATGGGCGTGCACGGCGGTCACGGCGAGACATCGCTGATGCTGCACCTGCGCCCCGAGCTCGTGCACATGGAGCACGCGCGGCGCCGGGTGCCCGAGGGACTGCGCGAGTACGAGCACATCGGGTTCGGCAAGCCGGTGTCGTTCGGCTGGACGAGCGCCGACTTCGGCCCCGACGGCCACATCGGCGACCCCACCGGCGCAACCGCCGAGCACGGCAAGGCGATCTTCGAGGCGGCGGTGGGCCGGCTCGCCGAGGTGATCGTCGAGGCCCACCGCTTCACCACCCCGGCGTGA
- a CDS encoding DMT family transporter — MSGRGWVLFAAMSILWGIPYLMIKVAVEGVSVPMVVFARTVVGAAILLPLALRAGRPTWLRERWKPLLAFAVIEIMIPWGLLSDAEQHITSSMTGLLIAASPIVAVLIGRLTGDAERLGAARWAGLAVGLAGVVVLAAPALGDGSPWAIVEVLLVAVCYATAPIIAARRLSDVPALPMTAVCLGGAALVYAAPAALTWPQTLPDGRVLAALAGLAVLCTALAFLVFFALIREVGPSRALVFTYVNPAVAVTAGVLVLGEPLTASIVVAFALILAGSVLATAPRARKPITPVGSPECR; from the coding sequence ATGAGTGGTCGTGGGTGGGTGCTGTTCGCAGCGATGAGCATCCTGTGGGGCATCCCGTACCTGATGATCAAGGTGGCCGTCGAGGGCGTGTCCGTGCCCATGGTGGTGTTCGCGCGGACGGTGGTCGGGGCGGCGATCCTGTTGCCGCTCGCGTTGCGGGCCGGCCGACCGACGTGGCTGCGCGAGCGCTGGAAGCCGCTGCTCGCCTTCGCGGTGATCGAGATCATGATCCCGTGGGGCCTGCTCTCGGACGCCGAGCAGCACATCACCAGCTCGATGACCGGGCTGCTCATCGCGGCCTCGCCGATCGTCGCGGTGCTGATCGGCCGCCTCACCGGCGACGCGGAGCGGCTCGGCGCCGCGCGGTGGGCCGGCCTCGCCGTCGGTCTCGCGGGCGTGGTCGTGCTCGCCGCCCCCGCTCTCGGTGACGGGAGCCCGTGGGCGATCGTCGAGGTGCTGCTGGTCGCGGTCTGCTACGCGACGGCACCGATCATCGCCGCGCGGCGGCTGTCCGACGTGCCCGCACTCCCCATGACGGCCGTGTGCCTCGGCGGCGCGGCGCTCGTCTACGCCGCGCCCGCAGCACTCACCTGGCCGCAGACCCTGCCCGACGGGCGGGTGCTCGCGGCGCTCGCCGGCCTCGCCGTCCTCTGCACGGCGCTGGCGTTCCTCGTGTTCTTCGCGCTCATCCGCGAGGTCGGGCCGTCGCGGGCACTCGTGTTCACGTACGTGAACCCGGCCGTCGCCGTCACGGCGGGCGTCCTGGTGCTCGGCGAGCCCCTTACCGCCTCGATCGTCGTGGCGTTCGCGTTGATCCTCGCCGGCTCCGTGCTGGCCACGGCGCCGCGCGCGCGGAAGCCGATCA
- a CDS encoding FAD-binding oxidoreductase — protein MNVAERTAAAVAEIERLGAGTVSTDPALILKVSSDWSRMSPVLQEKVPPGRYVAHAVVRPTRPEHVPQLLRAAFDHDVPVTPRGAGTGNYGQATPFDGGILLDLRGLDTITVNPGGTITAGAGARLTAIDKVGRAAGLDIWMYPSTKSSTIGGFIGGGSAGTGTIEHRTTADGFVVSALVAPMDGSGTMRRVTGDELTPYIHTYGVTGILVDVEVRTDPARDWVAVYGSFGSYADLVEVHRSLLDLPQLPRLASGDEPALVPTLTAPLDLDPARWSLRVIAEASTAGEVAARMAAGGEHVATLTDYVETDRLSGMSYNHPVWFFQRGNPQQSYFHMETGGTPLWDAPDAVREVYDGPVHVHLDLFAHGPGAMIVAEYQGEEATLAGIPKLEALGVGVHSPHQWYVDRNVELAIETARVNDPKGLLNPGKLVAIPPVDTRVNIGVR, from the coding sequence GTGAACGTCGCGGAGCGCACCGCGGCGGCCGTCGCCGAGATCGAGCGTCTGGGCGCCGGCACCGTCTCCACCGACCCGGCACTGATCCTGAAGGTCTCCTCGGACTGGTCGCGCATGTCGCCCGTGCTGCAGGAGAAGGTGCCGCCTGGCCGCTACGTCGCCCACGCCGTGGTGCGGCCGACGCGGCCGGAGCACGTGCCGCAATTGCTGCGGGCGGCGTTCGACCACGATGTGCCGGTCACGCCGCGCGGTGCGGGTACCGGCAACTACGGGCAGGCCACCCCGTTCGACGGCGGCATCCTGCTCGACCTGCGCGGGCTGGACACGATCACGGTGAACCCCGGCGGCACGATCACCGCGGGCGCGGGCGCCCGGCTCACCGCGATCGACAAGGTGGGCCGTGCGGCCGGGCTCGACATCTGGATGTACCCATCCACGAAGAGCTCCACGATCGGCGGCTTCATCGGCGGCGGCAGCGCGGGAACCGGCACGATCGAGCACCGCACCACGGCCGACGGCTTCGTCGTGTCCGCACTGGTGGCGCCCATGGACGGCAGCGGCACGATGCGCCGGGTCACCGGCGACGAGCTCACGCCCTACATCCACACCTACGGCGTCACCGGCATCCTGGTCGACGTCGAGGTCCGCACCGATCCCGCGCGGGACTGGGTGGCCGTCTACGGGAGCTTCGGCTCGTACGCCGACCTGGTCGAGGTGCACCGCAGCCTGCTGGACCTCCCGCAGCTGCCGCGGCTCGCCTCGGGTGACGAGCCCGCGCTGGTGCCGACGCTGACGGCGCCGCTGGACCTCGACCCTGCCCGGTGGAGCCTGCGCGTGATCGCCGAGGCGTCCACGGCAGGCGAGGTGGCCGCGCGGATGGCCGCGGGCGGCGAGCACGTCGCAACGCTCACCGACTACGTCGAGACCGACCGCCTCTCCGGGATGTCGTACAACCACCCGGTCTGGTTCTTCCAGCGCGGCAACCCGCAGCAGTCGTACTTCCACATGGAGACGGGTGGCACCCCGCTGTGGGACGCACCCGACGCCGTCCGGGAGGTGTACGACGGGCCCGTCCACGTCCACCTGGACCTGTTCGCCCACGGTCCGGGCGCCATGATCGTCGCGGAGTACCAGGGGGAGGAGGCCACGCTCGCCGGCATACCCAAGCTGGAGGCGCTGGGGGTGGGCGTCCACAGTCCCCACCAGTGGTACGTGGACCGAAACGTCGAGCTGGCCATCGAGACCGCACGTGTGAACGACCCGAAGGGCCTGCTCAACCCGGGCAAGCTCGTGGCCATCCCGCCCGTCGACACGCGCGTCAACATCGGGGTGCGCTGA
- a CDS encoding MarR family winged helix-turn-helix transcriptional regulator, protein MQEKQCPDAGGSDTDHVDQVRRQWARVWPDLDTEPIGIIARLGRAQAYIDPALDAVFAEHGLTRGAWDVLAALRRVGEPYRLTPTELYRALMRTSGAITHTLHRLEYAGLVERLLNPEDGRSLYVALTPHGVELTNAVAPLHVDNERRLLAGLTPDEQHTLAHLLRKLLLGWERENPVPTARQAGRAPRRHRH, encoded by the coding sequence GTGCAGGAAAAACAATGTCCTGATGCCGGCGGCTCGGATACCGATCACGTCGACCAGGTGCGCCGGCAGTGGGCCCGGGTGTGGCCCGATCTCGACACCGAACCGATCGGGATCATCGCCCGGCTCGGGCGGGCGCAGGCCTACATCGATCCGGCCCTGGACGCCGTGTTCGCCGAGCACGGCCTCACCCGAGGGGCGTGGGACGTGCTGGCCGCCCTGCGTCGCGTCGGCGAGCCCTACCGGCTCACTCCCACCGAGCTGTACCGGGCCCTCATGCGCACCTCGGGCGCGATCACCCACACCCTGCACCGGCTGGAGTACGCAGGGCTCGTCGAGCGCCTGCTCAACCCCGAGGACGGACGAAGCCTCTACGTCGCGCTCACCCCACACGGCGTGGAGCTCACCAACGCGGTCGCTCCACTGCACGTGGACAACGAACGGCGCCTGCTCGCCGGCCTCACCCCCGACGAGCAGCACACGCTCGCCCACCTGCTCCGCAAGCTCCTGCTGGGCTGGGAACGCGAGAACCCCGTGCCCACCGCCCGGCAGGCCGGCCGAGCGCCCAGGCGACACCGTCACTAG
- a CDS encoding type 1 glutamine amidotransferase domain-containing protein, producing MTNAADEKTGGAKKILIVASNPAVSDRTGWPVGFWWAELAHPYWEFTQRGYQVDIASPEGGALEADSWSDPRDASGYSAEDLLSLGFISSPTHAALVANSLPLSGIDTTGYDAVFLVGGQAPMYTFYNDERVHRLVADRVEAGRLTAVVCHATCVLLKARTSDGRLVVADRTWTGFANSEEDFVESFVGKPIQPFRIEDEARKLSGTNFIVHGRFAPHAVRDGQLITGQQQHSGAAAARLVIDALGA from the coding sequence ATGACGAACGCGGCCGACGAGAAGACCGGCGGCGCCAAGAAGATCTTGATCGTGGCGTCCAATCCCGCCGTGTCCGACCGGACCGGGTGGCCGGTCGGTTTCTGGTGGGCCGAGTTGGCGCACCCGTACTGGGAGTTCACCCAGCGCGGATATCAGGTCGACATCGCCAGCCCAGAAGGTGGTGCGCTGGAAGCCGACTCGTGGAGCGACCCTCGAGATGCCTCCGGGTACTCGGCGGAGGACCTGCTCAGCCTCGGGTTCATCAGCTCGCCGACGCACGCCGCACTGGTGGCGAACTCATTGCCGCTGTCCGGCATCGACACCACCGGATACGACGCGGTGTTCCTGGTCGGGGGGCAGGCGCCGATGTACACGTTCTACAACGACGAGCGGGTGCACCGGCTCGTCGCCGACCGCGTCGAGGCAGGCCGGCTGACTGCCGTGGTCTGCCACGCCACCTGCGTCCTGCTGAAAGCCCGAACCTCCGACGGTCGGCTCGTGGTGGCCGATCGAACCTGGACCGGGTTCGCCAACTCCGAGGAGGACTTCGTCGAGTCCTTCGTCGGGAAGCCGATCCAGCCGTTCCGCATCGAGGACGAGGCCCGCAAGCTGTCCGGCACCAACTTCATCGTGCACGGCCGATTCGCGCCGCACGCGGTGCGAGATGGTCAGTTGATCACCGGCCAGCAGCAACACTCCGGCGCGGCGGCGGCCCGTCTGGTCATCGACGCACTCGGCGCCTGA
- a CDS encoding cysteine hydrolase, translating to MEHVRGLSIPRSLAEAAASEPLALIVYDMQVGIVDQIPGGADIVARVAEVLDLGRQAGLRVFFTKHISLPVEVAGVAQLRTAMDWQRLDRVEQVVAPFPPDAPQSQIVPELAPRSSEAVLEKITMSAFAGTYLDIALRDCGIRTFLIAGIALEVGIEPTVRHATDLGYLPVVVTDACGFGNPEAAKRSLEALTFAGGSLQTDIAALRTVLSEQPGG from the coding sequence ATGGAGCACGTCCGGGGCTTGAGCATCCCCCGCAGCCTTGCCGAAGCCGCGGCCAGCGAGCCCCTCGCGCTGATCGTCTACGACATGCAGGTCGGCATCGTTGATCAGATTCCCGGCGGGGCGGACATCGTTGCCCGGGTCGCAGAGGTCCTCGATCTCGGCAGACAGGCCGGACTGAGGGTCTTCTTCACCAAACACATCTCCCTCCCGGTGGAGGTCGCCGGGGTCGCGCAGCTGCGCACGGCCATGGACTGGCAGCGCCTCGATCGCGTCGAGCAGGTCGTCGCGCCGTTTCCGCCGGACGCTCCGCAGTCCCAGATCGTGCCCGAGCTGGCGCCCCGCAGCAGCGAGGCGGTACTGGAAAAGATCACGATGTCGGCCTTCGCCGGCACGTACCTCGACATCGCCCTGCGCGACTGCGGCATCCGGACCTTCCTCATCGCGGGCATCGCGCTGGAGGTGGGCATCGAACCCACAGTCCGGCACGCCACCGACCTCGGCTACCTGCCGGTCGTGGTCACCGACGCGTGCGGCTTCGGAAATCCGGAGGCCGCCAAGCGATCCCTGGAAGCGCTGACGTTCGCCGGAGGCTCGCTGCAGACCGACATCGCGGCTCTGCGCACAGTCCTCTCCGAACAGCCCGGAGGCTGA